The following are from one region of the Pirellulales bacterium genome:
- a CDS encoding DUF1345 domain-containing protein, giving the protein MATNSDTRRGIPILGPFLSRPYLLTAIAIGIALYAASTSWGLAGVTRALIGWNGGVIVFLLLMFFLFMRKTDIAMIKQRAITHDEGGHFILVLTILASVASVGALIAELSLAKEHPGEMWRVALAGATVVLSWLFVQVVFAMHYAHLYYLEEEEGAPKGGLEFGQCGEPDYWDFFHFSIVMGATSQTADITFSSKEMRRVGTLHTLVAFGFNTAILATMINLAANFI; this is encoded by the coding sequence GAGCCGGCCTTACCTTCTCACCGCGATCGCAATCGGAATCGCGCTGTACGCCGCATCGACTAGCTGGGGGCTTGCGGGCGTCACGCGCGCGCTGATCGGCTGGAACGGCGGCGTGATTGTCTTTCTGTTGCTCATGTTCTTTCTGTTCATGCGCAAGACCGACATCGCCATGATCAAACAGCGCGCGATCACGCATGATGAAGGCGGGCATTTTATCCTGGTGCTGACAATACTTGCCTCGGTCGCCAGCGTCGGCGCATTGATTGCGGAGCTGTCTCTCGCGAAAGAACATCCAGGCGAAATGTGGCGCGTGGCCCTTGCGGGCGCGACTGTCGTGCTCTCCTGGTTGTTCGTGCAGGTCGTTTTCGCGATGCACTATGCCCATCTCTATTACCTCGAAGAGGAAGAAGGCGCGCCGAAAGGTGGACTCGAGTTCGGCCAATGCGGCGAGCCCGACTATTGGGACTTCTTCCACTTCTCCATCGTCATGGGCGCCACATCGCAGACCGCCGACATCACTTTCAGCTCGAAAGAGATGCGCCGCGTCGGCACGCTTCACACCCTGGTGGCGTTCGGCTTCAACACGGCGATCCTGGCCACGATGATAAACCTCGCGGCCAATTTCATCTGA